The Arthrobacter sp. OAP107 DNA segment GCAGCAACGGCTTCGCGGCGAATTTCGAGGGCACCGAGGAGGGCATCAGTGCTATGGGCGTGGCCCTGCACAACGGGAAGGGCGAGGTGGTGGGCGCCTTCAGCGTCGCCACCCCGGTGACCAGGTTCCGCGCGGTGTTCGACGCCGGGCTGGTGCCGGTCATGCTCGAAACGCGCAGGCAGCTGGAGATCGACATCGCGGCAAATCCCGCCTCACCCGGCTGAGGGCAGCCGGGCCAGAGCGCATAATTCTGCAAGCCAGAATATGCTGTGGTTCACAGCCCCGGTCTACCTAATCTCGGTAGTACGCGAAGACATCATCATCCGTACACACCGAGGAGGCCGCCGTGTCCATCAGCGCCGAGACCACGACCCATGAATCTGTTGCCGCCGCCCAGGTGGCCCAGGAGCCCACTCCGGAGGAGGCCGAGCAGCTGGAGCAGCTGTACAAGGACTTCGAGCAGGAGAACCTGATCCCCTTGTGGACCGAGATCGGTGACCTGATGCCGATGGTTCCGTCACCGAGGGCCCGGCCCCATGTGTGGCGCTGGAACGATCTCTATCCCTTGGCTGCCCGCGCCGGAGACCTGGTTCCGGTGGGGCGGGGCGGGGAACGCCGGGCCATAGCGCTGGCCAACCCGGGGTTAGGGGGCACGCCCTATGCGACACCGACGCTGTGGGCAGCCATCCAGTACCTGGGCGCCCGGGAGACCGCACCCGAGCACCGCCACTCACAGAATGCCTTCCGGTTCGTCGTCGAGGGCGAAGGCGTCTGGACAGTGGTGAATGGGGATCCGGTGGCGATGCGCCGCGGCGACTTCCTGCTCACGCCCGGCTGGAACTTCCATGGCCACCACAACGACACCGATCAACCGATGGCGTGGATCGACGGCCTGGACATCCCGTTCGTGCACTACGCCGATGCCGGGTTCTTCGAGTTCGGCACCGAGCGCGTCACCGACGAGGCCACCCCTGACATCTCCCGGTCCGAACGCCTCTGGGCCTACCCCGGCCTGCGCCCCCTGTCCGGCCTGGACAACACCACCAACTCCCCCATCGCCGCGTACCGCTGGGAACACACCGACCGGGCCCTGCGCGAACAGCTCCTCCTGGAGGACGAGGGCCACCCCGCCACCGTCTCCCAGGGCCACGCCGCGATCCGCTACACCAACCCCACCACCGGCGGGGACGTCATGCCCACCATCCGCGCCGAATTCCACCGGCTCCGCGCCGGCGCCACCACCGAGCCGCTGCGCGAGGTCGGCTCCAGCGTCTGGCAGGTCTTCGAAGGCACCGGCAGCGTCCTTCTCAACGGCGAACGCAAGGGCCTCGCCAAGGGCGACCTGTTCGTGGTTCCGTCCTGGCAGGAATGGTCTCTTGACGCGGAAACCGAGTTTGATCTTTTCCGGTTCAGCGACGCCCCCATCTTTGAACGCCTGAACTTCAACCGCACCTACACCGAAGGACGCTAGAACGCATGAGACTCCTCACCCTCCGCACCGCTGAAGGAACCAAAGCCGTCCGCCAGGACGGCGGAACCCTCACCGAAATCGACGGCTTCGCCGACGTCGGAGCACTCCTCCGCAACGAAAACTGGGAGGCCACGGCGAAGGCGGCCAACGGCGCGACGCGCGCGCTCGACGGCGCCGACCTCGCCGCCGTCGTACCCTCCCCGGGCAAGATCATCTGCGTGGGCCACAACTACCGGAACCACATCAAGGAGATGGGCCGCGAAATCCCGGACCACCCCACCCTGTTCGCCAAGTACACCGAATCCCTGATCGGCCCGAACGATGACCTGGCGCTGCCGCAGGAATCCGACAACGTGGACTGGGAAGCCGAGCTCGCCGTCGTGATCGGCAAGCAGGGCCGCCGGATCAGCGAGGCCGACGCCGCCGACCACATCGCCGGCTACTCCGTGCTGAACGACATCAGCATGCGCGACTACCAGTTCCGCACCGTCCAGTGGCTGCAGGGCAAGACCTGGGAAAACTCCACCCCGTTCGGCCCCGCCCTGGTCACCAAGGACGAATTCAGCGCAGGCCCGCTCATGACCTCGGCCGTGGACGGCGAGATCCAGCAGACCACCCCCACCGGGGACCTCGTGTTCACCCCGGAATTCCTGGTCTCGTACATCTCCACGATCATCACGCTGAACCCCGGCGACGTGATCGCCACCGGCACCCCCGGCGGCGTGGGCCACGCACAGGACCCCAAACGCTACCTGCAGGAAGACCAGGTCCTGGTCACCACCATCGAGGGCCTGGGCCAGCTGACCAACCGCGTGGTCAAGGAGGCCTGATGCCCGCCCGGCACGACCTCACCACCGATCCGGGCCTGCAGGAACAGCTCCTGCAGGCCCGGCGGGGCACCGCGTTCTTCGCCCGCAAACTCAACGAACTCACCGACACGGAACTCGACGGCGGCTCCCTCCTCCCCGGCTGGACCCGCCGCCACGTCGTGGCCCACGTCGGCTACAACGCCCGCGCGATCGCCCGCCTGGTGGAATGGGCCGGCACCGGGGTGGAGACACCCATGTACCCCTCCACCGAGGTCCGGGACCACGAGATCAACTTCGGCGCCACGCTGAGCCCTATTGCCTTGCGGAATCTCTTCGACCACTCCGCCGTGCACCTGTCCGCCGAATGGCGAGACCTGCCCGGGCGGGACTGGGCCAACGAAGTCAAGACCATCCAGGGCCGCACCGTCCCCGCGACCGAAACCGTGTGGATGCGCACCCGCGAAGTCTGGACCCACGCCGTCGACCTCGACAACGGCGCAACCTTCGCCGACATCCCGGAACCCGTCCTCGAACGGCTGCTACGGGACATCACCGGCGCCTGGCAGGCCCGCGGCACCGATGCCGGGCTGGTCATCCGGGTGGTGGGCACCAACATGGAGTTCGGCGACAAGGGCGGGCGGGATCCGGTAACGGTCAGCGGCCCGCTCGCCGGCGTGGCTGCCTGGGCCGCCGGACGGACAGCTGCAGCAGGCGGCTCCGGCGTCACCGCCAGCCGCGGGACAGAAGTGCTGTCCCGCGTTCCCGCAGCCCCTAAGTGGATCTGAGGGCCGGCTGAATCTGGCGCGGGCAGTGGATCTGAGGGCCAGTAAATCGCCGCGGTAGACTGTGCCGGTCAGCGCTGGAGCGGATTCGACGGAAGGCAATACATGGGCATGGCCGGGGCAAGCGGAACGATTTCGGACGAAGAACTGGACCTCCTGCACCGCTACTGGAGCGCGGCGAACTACCTGACGGTGGCCCAGATCTACCTTCAGGACAATGCGCTGCTGAGGGAGCCGCTGCGGCCGGAGCATATCAAGCCGCGGCTGCTGGGCCACTGGGGCACGGGACCAGGGCTGTCACTCATTTACGCGCACCTGAACCGGCTGATCAGGAACACCTCGGCCGAGGTCCTGTTCATCGCCGGACCGGGCCACGGCGGGCCGTCCGTGGTGGCGAACGTCTACCTCGAGGGCACCTACTCCGAGATCTACCCGGACATCAGCCGCGACGCCGCCGGCCTGCGCCGGCTGGCCCGGCAGTTCTCGACCCCGGGCGGTGTGGGCAGCCACGTGGGCCCGGCCACCCCCGGATCCATCCATGAGGGCGGCGAGCTGGGCTATTCACTCATGCACGCCACCGGCGCGGTGCTGGACAACCCGGATCTCATTGCCGCCTGCGTGGTGGGCGACGGCGAAGCCGAAACCGGCCCGCTCGCCGCTTCCTGGACGGCGCCGTTCTTCCTCAACCCCTCGCGGGACGGCGCGGTCCTGCCCATCCTGCACCTCAACGGGGCCAAGATTTCCGGGCCTACCGTCCTGGGACGCCGCTCGGACGACGATGTTGAGGCCCTGCTGCGCGCCAACGGCTGGGAGCCCGTGACCGTTTCCGGCGACCAGCCCGAGAAGGTCCACCGGGCCCTGGCCGGCGCCGTGGATGACGCTTATGCCACCATCCGGGATATCCAGCAGATAGCACGGGATGGCGGCTCCGGCAGCAGTAAAAGAGTGACGGCGGCCCGCTGGCCGGCGATCATCCTGCGCACGCCCAAGGGCTGGACGGGCCCGGAAACCGTGGACGGCCGCCCGGTGGAGGGCACATTCCGCGCCCACCAGGTTCCCCTGTCCGGGGTCAAGGACGATCCCGAGCACCTGGCGCTGCTGGAGCAGTGGATGCGCTCCTACCGGCCGGAATCGCTGTTCGACGACGACGGCCGGCTTGTTCCCGAACTGGCAGCGCTTGCTCCCGAAGGCAGGCTCCGGATGGGGGCGGCGCCGTGGGCCAACGGCCAGCCGTCCGTACCCCTGGAGATTCCGGACCTCGCGGAGTACGCAGTCGACCCGGGACAGCCGGGTTCCACCAGCATCGAAACCACCAAGCCGCTGGGCGAGCTGTTCCGCGACCTCTACACCGGCACGGCGGACAATCCGAGGTTCCGGCTGTTCTGCCCTGACGAAACCAACAGCAACAGGCTGGGCGCCGTTTTCGAGGCCACCGACCGCTGCCTCATGCTCCCCGGGCAGGACGGGGGCGACGGAGACGACCACGTTTCCACGGACGGCCGCGTGATGGAGGTGCTCTCCGAGCACCTGTGCCAGGGCTGGCTGGAAGGCTACTTGCTGACCGGCCGGCACGGTTTCTTCGCCAGCTACGAGGCGTTCGCCATGGTCAGCGCCTCCATGACCGTCCAGCACGCCAAATGGCTGCAGCATGCCCGCGAGCTGGAATGGCGGTCACCGGTGCCGAGCCTGAACATCCTGCTGACCTCCACATGCTGGCGCAACGACCACAACGGGTTCAGCCACCAGGGGCCGGGCCTGATCGACACGGTGCTGTCCCTGTCCGGCGAGGTGACGAGGATCTACCTGCCGCCGGACACCAACACCCTGCTGGCCGCGGCAGAGCACGCCCTGCGCAGCAAGGACTACGTCAACCTTGTGGTCGTGGACAAACAGTCCCATCCCCAGTACCTGACACTGGCAGAAGCCTGTGCGCACGCCGAGGCGGGAGCCTCCACGTGGGAGTGGGCCGGCAACGAGGACGGCGGCACTGAACCCGACGTCATTCTCGCCTGCGCCGGCGACATCCCCACCGAGGAGGCACTGGCGGCGGCCTGGCTGCTGCAGCGCCACGTTCCCGATGCCACCGTGCGCGTGGTGAACATCATGGACGCCATGGTGCTGCCGCCGCGGGACACGCACCCGCACGGGCTCGACGACGCGACGTTCACGTCACTGTTCACGGACTCCTGCGAAGTGGTGGTGGCGTGGCACGGCTACGCCCGCTCCTTCCACCAGCTCCTGCACGGACGGCCGAACCCGGAAAGGTTCCACGTCCGCGGCTACAGCCAGCAGGGCACCACCACCACGCCGTTCGACATGGTGGTGGTCAACAGGATGAGCCGCTACCACCTGGCGCTGGAGGCACTCCGCCGGCTGCCGCGGCAGTTCGCCGGCGCGGAGGGACTGGCCGATCACTGCAACCGGCAGCTGGACGCCCACGCCCAATATATCCGGGAGCATTTCGAGGACCTGCCCGACATCCGCGGGTGGGTCTGGTCGCCGCCGCAGTCCTAACACCCGTCCCGCTCCCGGACCATAAGTTGCCGAAACTGCAACGCGGGGTCACTTGTCGCCCAATAAGCTCCTGCCATTGGGCGACTAATGACCCCGCGTCCCTTATTCAGGAACCGGGGACATCTAGGAAGCAGGAGCCGCTGAAGCTCCGCTGACGTTCACCAGCCACGCGATGCCGAACTTATCGGTGCACATGCCAAAGATGTCGCCCCAGGGAGCCTTCTCCATCGGGACGGTGACGGAACCGCCGTCCCCGGACAGTTTGTCGTAGTAGCCTCGCAGTTCGGCCTCGTCGTCGCCGCTGAGCGACACGGAGATGCTGCTCCCCGGCGTGTAGTCCATGGAATTGGGGGTGTCGGCGCCCATGAGCACGAGCCCCTTCTCCGAGGTCAGCATCCCGTGCATGATCTTATCCGCCTCCGCGGGATCCTCACTGGCCTGGAACTCCCCGAAGGTGCTGAGCGCCAGGTCGCCGCCGAACACCGACTGGTAGAAGGTCATGGCGTCGCGGGCGTTGTCACGGAAGCTGAGGTACGGGTTAAGCAGGGTGGACACGATCGGTTCTCCTTCGGCTGTACGTACGGCGCCCGGTGTGCGGCGCCCGGCACTACACATGTTGCCGGAATCCGGCGCCCCTTCATAGGGGTTCACGGAAGTTCACGGGCCGTTCATAAGCGCAGGTCAGGGCCGGAAGCGGTAGCCCACGCCCGCCTCGGTCAGCAGATGGCGCGGATTGCCTGTGTCCGCCTCCAGTTTGCGCCGGAGCTGCGCCATGTAGACCCGCAGGTAGTTGGCCTCCTTCTCGTAGGCGGGTCCCCACACGCTGGCCAGGATCTGCTGCTGGGTGATGAGCTTCCCGGGATTCCGCACCAGCAGCTCGAGAATGCTCCACTCCGTGGGAGTGAGCTTTACGGGCTCGCCATTCCGGGTGACCATCCGCCGGCCCAGGTCCACGCTGAACTCCGGCGTGTCCACCGTGGACGGCTCAGTGGCTTCCGGGGCCCGGCGCAGGAGTGCGCGAAGCCGGGCAAGTAGTTCCTCGAGCCCGAAGGGCTTGGTGATGTAGTCGTCCGCACCGGCGTCGAGGGCGTCCACCTTGTCTGATGAGCCGTGACGGGCCGAGAGCACCAGCACCGGGGCGGTGCTCCAGCGGCGGAGCTCCCGAAGCACCGCCGCGCCGTCCATGTCCGGCAGTCCGAGGTCCAGGACAACAATCCCCGGCGGGTTGCGTGAGGCAGCAATCAGGGCGGCCTCACCGTCCGCGGCAGTTTCCACTGTGTAGCCGTGCGCCTGCAGCGTGATCCGCAGGGCCTTCAGCAGATGCTGGTCATCGTCGACCACCAGGACGCCGGTCACTGGGCAGTCTCCTGCGGCGAAACGGCAGGTGGGACTGCAGCAGCGGCGGAAGACCCGCCGTCGTCCCCGCCGTGTCCCGTTGCACCGTGTCCCGTCGACAGCGGAAGCCGGATGACCATGGTGAGTCCCCCGCCGGGCGTCTCCTCTGCCGCCAGGCTGCCGCCCATGGCCGAGACGAATCCCCTGGCCACGGCGAGTCCCAGGCCGACGCCGGTTGACTGGGAAAGATCGTCCAGGCGCTGGAAGGGGCGGAACATGGCCGGCACGTTGCGGTCCGGCACGCCGCGCCCGTGGTCGATGATCCGCAGTTCACCGGCCGGGTGGCCGTTGAGGACCGCGCCGCTGAGCCCGCCCGACGCCGACGTCACGGTGACGTCGGATGCCGGCGCGTATTTGACGGCGTTTTCCGCGATGTTGGCGATGACGCGCTCCAGCAGGACGGCGTCGGCGTCGACGGCGGGCAGGTTCGGCGGCAGCACTACCCGCACGCTGCCCTGCGGCAGGCCGCGCAGCGCTGCCGGAACGACGTCGAGCCAGCGGACGGGCTTCAGCAGGGGGCGTACAGAGTCGGCCGTGATCCTGGACATGTCGAGGAGGTTCCCCACCAGGGCGTCCAGCCGGTCCGAGCATTCGTCGATGGTTTCCAACAGCTCCTGTTGCTCCTCAGGTGTGTACGTGACGGCGGTCTGCAGAAGACCGCCGACGGCGAGCTTGATACCGGCGAGCGGTGTGCGGAGGTCGTGCGAGACGGCCCGCAGGATGGCGGTGCGCATGGTGTTTCCCTCGGCCAGCCGCAGCACCTCCAGGCGGCTGGCTGCCAGCTGCTGGCGCTCCAGCTGGGCCAGCACGTGCGCGGCAAAGGCGCCCAGCAGGCTGCTGTCCGCGGCGGGCACCGTCCTGCCGAACAGTACCAGCCAGGTGTCGTCGTCGACCGGCTCCACGGTGTGCTCGGGTTCCACGGCGTCCCCGGCGAAGTCCGCGCCGTCCCGTTCAGAATCGGTCAGCTCGCCCGCGCTCGCGAGCAGCTTCCTCCGTGGGATGCTCTCCCCGTCCCGGATGGCCTCCGGGTCTCCGAAAGCCGGCGTGTCAGGGGAATCTGCCCCATTCCGGAAAGCGGGCCCGCTGTACAGCGCCGCGCCGCGGACACCGAAGACGTCCAGTGCCTGTTCCAGCAGGCTGCCCACCGTGTCCTCCGCGCGGGTGGCGCCGCGGGCCAGCTCGCCGAGTGTTGCCGCCTCGGCCCGCGCCCGGGCGGCCTCCTTGGAGCGCCGGGCAGACCTGTCCACCACGCCTGCCACGGCCACCGAGACACCCACGAACACGCCAAGGGCCAGCAGGTCCTGCGGGTCCTTGATGGCCAGCTCACCCACCGGCGGCGTCGAGAAGTAGTTGACCAGCAGGCTGCTCCAGAGCGCACCCGCCACACCCGGCCACAGGCCGCCCACGAGTGCCACGGCCACGGCCCCGGCGAGCTGGACCAGGGTGGCGGTGGCCACGCTGTGCTCGATCACGGCGAGCGCCAGCTGCATCAGGATGGGAATGGCGACCGCCAGCACGAACCCGGCGGCGACGCGCACGCGGCCAAGGTCCCGCTGCCGCCTGCGGCCCGCACCGCGCCCGGCCAGCGGATGCGGCACCACCTGCACGTCGAGGTCACAGGCACGGCGGATGATCCGCGTCTCCGTTGCGCCGGTCAGGATCCTGGACACCGGGTGTGCCCGTGACTGGCCGATGACCAGCCGGGTGGCGCCGACGTGGGACGCGAACGCGAGGAGTGCTTCGACGGGGTCGTGCGCGGCGACGGTGTGGTAGCTGCCGCCCAGATCCACCACCAGCCTGCGCTGGGATTCGAGGGCGCTGGTTGATTCGCGCGACGCGCCCTCCGCCGAGCGGATGTGCACGGCGATCAGGTCCCCGCCGCCGGCGCCGTCCAGGACCTTGACGGCGCGGCGGATCAGGACCTCCCCCTCAAGGCCTCCCGACAGGCCAATGACGATCCGTTCCCCTGCCATGACGCCATTCTTTCACTGCCCGTCTCCCAGCTGTCACCGGCCTCTGTGCTGTCCACCGGCCCGGGCAGCACGCGCGATGGGGGTGCCTCACAACCGCGTTAAGGATCCGTCAAGATTCCGCTGCCGGCGGTTCCTGCCTTCCTGCCCGGTGCTACGTTCGGCTTTGCCCGCTGCGATAGGCAGAGGGGCACCACACGGATGAAAGGCACCATGACCACCATGAGCCGCCCGCCGGCGGAACCCTCTGAGCTGCACCCTACCCGCAGGCAGCGGCTTGCCAGCTGGCTGCTGCTGGGCCTTCAGGACAGCAAGGGATCCCATCAGGGGCCCGGCGGCCGCACCATGGCGCATGAACCGAAGCATGCGTGGTGGCAGGTCATGTGCCTGACCGGCGTGGACTACTTCTCCACCCTCGGCTACCAGCCCGCCATCGCCGCGCTCGCGGCAGGCGTCATTTCCCCGCTGGCCACGCTGGTTCTGGTAGCCGTCACGCTGTTCGGCGCACTGCCGGTGTACCGCCGCGTGGCAGGCGAGAGTTCCCACGGCGAGGGTTCCATCGCCATGCTGGAGCGGCTGCTCCCCCGCTGGGGCGGCAAGCTGTTTGTCCTGGTGCTGCTGGGCTTTGCCGCGACGGACTTCATGATCACCATGACCCTCTCCGCCGCCGACGCCACCGCGCACCTCATCCAGAACCCCTTTGCCCCGGCCTGGCTGCAGGGGCAGGAGGTGACGGTGACCCTCGTCCTCCTCGCCCTGCTCGCCGCCGTGTTCCTGCGGGGGTTCAAGGAGGCGATCGGGATCGCCGTCGTCCTGGTGGCGATCTATCTGGGACTGAACGTCGTGGTGGTGGCGAGAGCCGCCGTCGAAACCCTGGGCCACCCGGCCGCCGTCGGGGACTGGTGGCAGGCCCTGGGGACATCCCACGGAAATCCGGTACTCGCCGTCGCCATCGCGCTGCTGGTGTTCCCCAGGCTGGCGCTGGGCCTGTCCGGCTTCGAAACCGGTGTGGCGGTCATGCCGCAGGTCCGTGGCAGGGATTCGGACACGGAGGAGCATCCGGCGGGCCGCGTCGAGGGGACCCGCCGCATGCTGACCACGGCCGCGCTGATCATGAGCGCGTTCCTCATCACCAGCAGCTTCAGCACGGTGATTCTCATTCCCGCCGCCGAATTCCAGCCCGGCGGCCAGGCCAACGGACGCGCCCTCGCCTACTTGGCCCACGAGTATCTGGGGAACGGGTTCGGCACCGTCTACGACCTCAGCACCATCGCCATCCTCTGGTTCGCCGGGGCGTCCGCCATGGCAGGGCTGCTGAACCTCGTGCCGAGGTACCTGCCGCGGTACGGGATGGCGCCCGAGTGGGCCAAGGCCGTCCGGCCGCTGGTTCTGGTGTTTGGCGCCATTGCATTCCTGGTCACCATTCTTTTCGAAGCCGACGTCGACGCCCAGGGCGGTGCCTACGCCACCGGCGTGCTGGTGCTGATGACCTCGGCGGCAGTCGCCGTCGCCCTGTCCGCCCGGCGCCGCCGGCAGCGGGCGCGCACTGCCGGCTTCGGGCTGGTCGCCGTGGTGTTCATCTACACGACGGTGGCGAACATTGTTGAGCGGCCCGAGGGCATCCGCATCGCCGCATTCTTCATCGCGGGCATCATCGTGGTTTCGCTGCTGTCCAGGATCGGGCGGTCCTTTGAGCTGCACGCCACGCACGTGCGCCTCGACCGGACGGCCCTGGAGTTCGTCGCCGCGGATGAGAGCGGCCCCATCGGCATCATTGCGCACGAGCCGCGCCGGCTGACCGCGGAGGCATACCGGGACAAGCTGACGTCAGCCATCGAGGTCAGCCACCTGCCGGTCCACTACCAGGCGCTGTTCCTCGAGGTGATCGTTGACGACTCCTCGGACTTCGAAACCGAACTGCAGGTGCAGGGCGTGGTGCGGCACGGTTACCGCGTACTCGAAGTTCACGGGCCGGTGGTGCCGAACACCATCGCCTCCGTGCTCCTGCACATCCGGGACGTTACCGGGCTCATGCCCCACATCTATTTCCGCTGGACCGAGGGCAACCCGGTGGTGAACCTGCTGCGCTTCCTGTTCCTGGGGGAGGGTGAGATCGCCCCCGTCACCCGGGAGGTCCTGCGCGAAGCCGAGCCGGATGTCACCAAGCGTCCTTGGGTGCACGTGGGGTGAGCTTATTGCGCGGGTGCGTGCACCGACGGCCGCCGGGCCGTAGGCTCAACGCATGGCGAAATTCTTTGATGTCCACCCCGAAGACCCCCAGCCCCGCGCGATCTCACAGATCGTGCAGCTCCTTCATTCGGGCGGGCTGATCGCCTACCCCACCGACTCCTGCTACGCCCTCGGCGCCCAGCTGGGAAACAAGGAAGCGCTGGACAGGATCCGTTCCATCCGACAGCTGGATGACAAGCACCATTTCACGCTGGTCTGCCGGGACTTCGCCCAGCTGGGGCAGTTCGTGAACATCGGCAACGACGTGTTCCGCAGCATCAAGTCCGTCACGCCGGGCAGCTACACGTTCATCCTGCCCGCCACCAAGGAAGTCCCACGCAGGCTCCTGCACCCCAAGAAGAAGACCGTGGGTGTGCGCATCCCGCGGCACAACTTCGTGCAGGCGCTGCTGGCCGAACTCGGCGAACCACTGCTGTCCAGCACGCTGCTGCTGCCGGACGAGGAGGACCCGCTGACCCAGGGCTGGGAAATCAAGGAGCGTCTGGACCATGTGGTGGACGCCGTCATCGAGTCCGGCGACACCGGCGCCGAGCCAACCACCGTCGTCGACTTCTCCGGCGGCACCGCTGAGGTAGTGCGACGCGGCACCGGCGATCCGTCCCGGTTCGAGTAGGGTTTCGGTTCAGGCAGCTGGCCGCGCCATCCCGGGCAGGCGTTGCCCCGCCGGCTACTCCGGCTTCTTCGCCCGGCTTGGCTGCACGCGGGGCGGCTCGCCCGGCATCTTCGGATAGTCCGGCGGGAACGGCAGCTCGCCGAGTCCGTTCCTGACGTCGCGCTCCCACCATTCGAGCAGCGTGTCGATGGTGCCCGCCTTGGTGTGCATGTCCGCCCACGGGTCCCCCACAGTTTTCAGCCTGTCCGGCACGGTGAGGATGGTGAAGTCCTTGGGGCGGACGTCCGGCAGCTCGGCCCAAGTGATCGGGCAGGACACGGACGCATGGGGCAGGGCACGCGGGCTGTATGCGCCCGCGATGGTGCGGTCCCGGTTAGCCTGGTTGAAGTCGACGAAGATGCGCTTCCCGCGTTCCTCCTTCCACCAGTTGGTAGTGACCTTGTCTGGCATGCGCCGCTCGAGCTCCCTGGCGGCGGCGATCACGGCGTGCCGGACATCGAGGAACTCGCGCGTCGGCTCTATGGGGGCATAGACGTGCAGTCCGCGGTTTCCCGAGGTTTTCAGGAAGGCGTCCAGCCCTGCCTCGGCGAGCACCTTGCGCAGTTCGAGGGCGGCGGGGATGGCGTCGTCGTAGTCGGTGCCCGGCTGGGGGTCCAGATCGATCCGCAGCTGGTCCGGGTTGTCGGAGTTGTCCGCGTGGGACGGCCACGGATGAAAAACCACCGTGTTCATCTGCGCTGCCCAGACCGCCGCAGCGGGCTCGTCCAGGACCAGCATGGGATGCGAGCGCGCGCTCGGGAAGGTGACCTTGACCGTGCGGATGAAGTCCGGCGTTCCCTTCGGCGGGTTCTTGGAGAAGAACTGGTCGCCGTCCACGGTGTCTGAAAACCGCTGCAGCGCCACCGGCCGGTCGCCATTGGCCCGGATGAACGCCTCCCCCACATCCACGAAGTAGCGCGCCAGGTCCAGCTTGGTCAGTCCCAGGTCGGGCCACAACACCCGGCTCGGACTGGAGACGCGCATTTCCCGGGGGCCGTGGGGCCCGTCGACACTGATGGTGGTCTGTTCACTGGCCATGGGGACAACCTACCCCGCGAGGCCCGCGGCGTCAGCAGTACGCCTGCCGCGATTCGTGCCGCTGTCCATGGCCGGCGGACCGCTCAGGTGGGTCCCGCCGTCGGGCCTCAAGAAACTTCTCCGTGCGCTCTGGGCACCGGCGGGGCCATCTGTAAGGATGA contains these protein-coding regions:
- a CDS encoding fumarylacetoacetate hydrolase family protein; its protein translation is MRLLTLRTAEGTKAVRQDGGTLTEIDGFADVGALLRNENWEATAKAANGATRALDGADLAAVVPSPGKIICVGHNYRNHIKEMGREIPDHPTLFAKYTESLIGPNDDLALPQESDNVDWEAELAVVIGKQGRRISEADAADHIAGYSVLNDISMRDYQFRTVQWLQGKTWENSTPFGPALVTKDEFSAGPLMTSAVDGEIQQTTPTGDLVFTPEFLVSYISTIITLNPGDVIATGTPGGVGHAQDPKRYLQEDQVLVTTIEGLGQLTNRVVKEA
- a CDS encoding cupin domain-containing protein, which encodes MSISAETTTHESVAAAQVAQEPTPEEAEQLEQLYKDFEQENLIPLWTEIGDLMPMVPSPRARPHVWRWNDLYPLAARAGDLVPVGRGGERRAIALANPGLGGTPYATPTLWAAIQYLGARETAPEHRHSQNAFRFVVEGEGVWTVVNGDPVAMRRGDFLLTPGWNFHGHHNDTDQPMAWIDGLDIPFVHYADAGFFEFGTERVTDEATPDISRSERLWAYPGLRPLSGLDNTTNSPIAAYRWEHTDRALREQLLLEDEGHPATVSQGHAAIRYTNPTTGGDVMPTIRAEFHRLRAGATTEPLREVGSSVWQVFEGTGSVLLNGERKGLAKGDLFVVPSWQEWSLDAETEFDLFRFSDAPIFERLNFNRTYTEGR
- a CDS encoding phosphoketolase family protein, producing MGMAGASGTISDEELDLLHRYWSAANYLTVAQIYLQDNALLREPLRPEHIKPRLLGHWGTGPGLSLIYAHLNRLIRNTSAEVLFIAGPGHGGPSVVANVYLEGTYSEIYPDISRDAAGLRRLARQFSTPGGVGSHVGPATPGSIHEGGELGYSLMHATGAVLDNPDLIAACVVGDGEAETGPLAASWTAPFFLNPSRDGAVLPILHLNGAKISGPTVLGRRSDDDVEALLRANGWEPVTVSGDQPEKVHRALAGAVDDAYATIRDIQQIARDGGSGSSKRVTAARWPAIILRTPKGWTGPETVDGRPVEGTFRAHQVPLSGVKDDPEHLALLEQWMRSYRPESLFDDDGRLVPELAALAPEGRLRMGAAPWANGQPSVPLEIPDLAEYAVDPGQPGSTSIETTKPLGELFRDLYTGTADNPRFRLFCPDETNSNRLGAVFEATDRCLMLPGQDGGDGDDHVSTDGRVMEVLSEHLCQGWLEGYLLTGRHGFFASYEAFAMVSASMTVQHAKWLQHARELEWRSPVPSLNILLTSTCWRNDHNGFSHQGPGLIDTVLSLSGEVTRIYLPPDTNTLLAAAEHALRSKDYVNLVVVDKQSHPQYLTLAEACAHAEAGASTWEWAGNEDGGTEPDVILACAGDIPTEEALAAAWLLQRHVPDATVRVVNIMDAMVLPPRDTHPHGLDDATFTSLFTDSCEVVVAWHGYARSFHQLLHGRPNPERFHVRGYSQQGTTTTPFDMVVVNRMSRYHLALEALRRLPRQFAGAEGLADHCNRQLDAHAQYIREHFEDLPDIRGWVWSPPQS
- a CDS encoding response regulator; translated protein: MTGVLVVDDDQHLLKALRITLQAHGYTVETAADGEAALIAASRNPPGIVVLDLGLPDMDGAAVLRELRRWSTAPVLVLSARHGSSDKVDALDAGADDYITKPFGLEELLARLRALLRRAPEATEPSTVDTPEFSVDLGRRMVTRNGEPVKLTPTEWSILELLVRNPGKLITQQQILASVWGPAYEKEANYLRVYMAQLRRKLEADTGNPRHLLTEAGVGYRFRP
- a CDS encoding VOC family protein, whose translation is MSTLLNPYLSFRDNARDAMTFYQSVFGGDLALSTFGEFQASEDPAEADKIMHGMLTSEKGLVLMGADTPNSMDYTPGSSISVSLSGDDEAELRGYYDKLSGDGGSVTVPMEKAPWGDIFGMCTDKFGIAWLVNVSGASAAPAS
- a CDS encoding maleylpyruvate isomerase family mycothiol-dependent enzyme, yielding MPARHDLTTDPGLQEQLLQARRGTAFFARKLNELTDTELDGGSLLPGWTRRHVVAHVGYNARAIARLVEWAGTGVETPMYPSTEVRDHEINFGATLSPIALRNLFDHSAVHLSAEWRDLPGRDWANEVKTIQGRTVPATETVWMRTREVWTHAVDLDNGATFADIPEPVLERLLRDITGAWQARGTDAGLVIRVVGTNMEFGDKGGRDPVTVSGPLAGVAAWAAGRTAAAGGSGVTASRGTEVLSRVPAAPKWI